One Cellulosimicrobium protaetiae genomic region harbors:
- a CDS encoding ATP-binding protein — MSTAFPTAAGLVGREPECATLDALLADVRAGHGRTLAVRGEAGSGKTSLLAYAEAGAAGCTVVHVTGVESEMELAYAGLHQLCAPLLHLLTRLPSPQQQALGSAFGLSAGPPPDRFLTGLATLGLLSEAARERPLVCLVDDVHWLDDASDQVLAFVVRRIDAEPVGVITASRASPGDAVEHGLPELRLGRLRDRDARVLLRSVVPGRLDEDVVRRLLAEADGNPLALLELPRELSPDQLAGGYHVPDLRSLRGRIEQSYARRVAALPGRTRQLLLVAAAEPRQDPALIWRAATALRLSVADAAPAEAEELADFTGDVRFRHPLVRSAVYTSAAAPERRLVHRALAEATAAAGDSDRRAWHLAHAADGLDDAVAVELERSAGRALARGGLAAAAAFWERAAELTGDPRARVERALAAAQAKFDAGAPEAALRLLAIAETGPLDERAMARAQLLRAQIAVATGNGAEASLLDAARRLEPVDAELARETYRDAFYAAGTAGRLARGDGMLPVAREVRRSGVLPAPGSAPTDLLLAGLAALLVDGPAQGAPLLREALQGVLADPDPSEAAMHWHPLAARVAHDLWDDRAWEAVTERTIEVARDQGRLRMLRAALMSGMALQLFAGRLPRAEAMSDECAVLVHTTGDIMPPYGPLVLAAWRGQEQPLAGLVADLEREAARRHEGQWISACAWASAMLQNGHGRYEEALVAAERAAAHPEELGIATWAMVELVEAAARSGAPERADAAMARVAAIADASGTDWALGTAARSRGLLAHGDDAEAHFRAALEHLSRTPMEWFTARTRLVYGEWLRREGRRVDARAQLGPAHELLDAMGAHAFAERARRELAATGATARRRSVEAPVSLTEQEAQIARLAADGLSNPQIAGRLFLSPRTVEWHLRKVYTKLGIATRTEIGPVLPRQARETTGP; from the coding sequence ATGAGCACAGCCTTCCCCACGGCGGCAGGTCTGGTCGGTCGCGAACCGGAGTGCGCCACGCTCGACGCCCTGCTCGCGGACGTCCGCGCGGGCCACGGGCGGACCCTGGCGGTCCGCGGCGAGGCAGGGTCGGGGAAGACCTCGCTGCTGGCGTACGCCGAGGCGGGGGCCGCCGGCTGCACGGTCGTCCACGTCACGGGCGTCGAGTCGGAGATGGAGCTGGCGTACGCGGGCCTCCACCAGCTCTGCGCGCCGCTGCTGCACCTCCTCACGAGGCTGCCCTCACCGCAGCAGCAGGCCCTCGGGTCGGCGTTCGGGTTGTCGGCGGGCCCTCCGCCCGACCGGTTCCTCACCGGTCTCGCGACGCTCGGCCTGCTCTCGGAGGCGGCGAGGGAGCGACCGCTGGTCTGCCTCGTCGACGACGTGCACTGGCTCGACGACGCGTCGGACCAGGTGCTGGCCTTCGTCGTCCGGCGGATCGACGCGGAGCCTGTCGGCGTCATCACCGCGAGCCGCGCCTCGCCGGGTGACGCGGTCGAGCACGGCCTGCCCGAGCTCCGGCTCGGGCGGCTACGAGACCGGGACGCCAGGGTCCTGCTCCGCTCGGTCGTCCCGGGCCGCCTCGACGAGGACGTCGTGCGGCGGCTGCTCGCCGAGGCCGACGGCAACCCGCTGGCGCTGCTGGAGCTGCCGCGCGAGCTCTCCCCGGACCAGCTCGCGGGCGGGTACCACGTCCCGGACCTCCGCTCCCTGCGCGGGCGGATCGAGCAGAGCTACGCGCGCCGGGTCGCCGCACTGCCCGGGCGGACGCGTCAGCTCCTCCTCGTCGCCGCGGCGGAGCCGCGACAGGACCCGGCGCTGATCTGGCGGGCCGCGACGGCCCTGCGGCTGAGCGTCGCCGACGCCGCTCCCGCCGAGGCGGAAGAGCTCGCCGACTTCACGGGCGACGTGCGGTTCCGGCACCCGCTCGTGCGGTCGGCCGTCTACACGTCGGCCGCCGCTCCGGAGCGGCGGCTCGTGCACCGCGCCCTGGCCGAGGCCACCGCCGCCGCGGGCGACTCCGACCGGCGCGCCTGGCACCTCGCGCATGCCGCCGACGGGCTCGACGACGCGGTGGCCGTCGAGCTCGAGCGGTCCGCGGGCCGGGCGCTGGCCCGTGGAGGTCTGGCCGCGGCCGCGGCGTTCTGGGAGCGTGCCGCCGAGCTCACCGGTGACCCACGGGCACGTGTCGAGCGAGCGCTGGCTGCCGCGCAGGCCAAGTTCGACGCCGGCGCGCCCGAGGCGGCGCTCCGGCTCCTCGCCATCGCCGAGACCGGCCCGCTCGACGAGCGGGCCATGGCCCGGGCGCAGCTCCTTCGCGCGCAGATCGCCGTGGCGACGGGGAACGGCGCCGAGGCGTCGCTGCTCGACGCCGCCCGACGCCTGGAGCCGGTGGACGCCGAGCTCGCGCGCGAGACCTACCGCGACGCGTTCTACGCCGCGGGCACGGCCGGGCGCCTCGCGCGGGGCGACGGGATGCTCCCGGTCGCGCGGGAGGTGCGCCGGTCCGGCGTGCTCCCGGCACCCGGCTCCGCTCCGACGGACCTCCTCCTCGCCGGCCTCGCAGCCCTGCTCGTCGACGGGCCCGCGCAGGGAGCGCCGCTGCTGCGCGAGGCGCTCCAGGGCGTGCTCGCCGACCCGGACCCGTCGGAGGCGGCGATGCACTGGCACCCGCTCGCGGCGCGCGTGGCCCACGACCTGTGGGACGACCGGGCGTGGGAGGCCGTCACCGAACGGACGATCGAGGTCGCGCGGGACCAGGGGCGGCTCCGGATGCTCCGCGCGGCGCTCATGTCGGGGATGGCGCTGCAGCTCTTCGCCGGCAGGCTTCCCCGAGCCGAGGCCATGTCGGACGAGTGCGCGGTCCTGGTCCACACGACGGGCGACATCATGCCCCCGTACGGTCCGCTCGTCCTGGCCGCCTGGCGGGGGCAGGAGCAGCCGCTCGCCGGGCTGGTGGCGGACCTGGAGCGCGAGGCCGCACGACGGCACGAGGGTCAGTGGATCTCCGCGTGCGCCTGGGCGAGCGCCATGCTCCAGAACGGTCACGGGCGCTACGAGGAGGCGCTCGTCGCCGCCGAGCGCGCGGCGGCGCACCCCGAGGAGCTCGGCATCGCCACGTGGGCGATGGTCGAGCTCGTCGAGGCGGCCGCCCGGAGCGGTGCCCCGGAGCGTGCCGACGCGGCGATGGCACGCGTGGCCGCGATCGCCGACGCGTCCGGCACCGACTGGGCGCTCGGGACGGCGGCGCGCAGCCGCGGCCTGCTCGCGCACGGGGACGACGCCGAGGCGCACTTCCGGGCGGCGCTCGAGCACCTGTCCCGGACCCCGATGGAGTGGTTCACCGCGCGCACGCGCCTCGTGTACGGCGAGTGGCTGCGACGCGAGGGCCGTCGCGTCGACGCGCGCGCCCAGCTCGGCCCGGCCCACGAGCTGCTCGACGCGATGGGCGCGCACGCGTTCGCGGAGCGCGCCCGGCGCGAGCTCGCGGCGACCGGCGCGACGGCCCGCCGACGGTCCGTCGAGGCACCGGTGAGCCTGACGGAGCAGGAGGCCCAGATCGCCCGGCTGGCCGCGGACGGGCTCTCCAACCCGCAGATCGCCGGCCGCCTGTTCCTCAGCCCCCGCACCGTCGAGTGGCACCTGCGGAAGGTCTACACCAAGCTCGGCATCGCGACGCGCACCGAGATCGGCCCCGTGCTCCCGCGGCAGGCGCGCGAGACCACGGGGCCGTGA
- a CDS encoding low temperature requirement protein A, whose product MFEIFFDLVFVFALMRVIALMEEGPGAVSLGRGLLLLLLLWWAWSAFIWLGNRVRLDRGAVVGAVLAAMTALFVAALVIPSAWDAHHGPWGPALVLALAITVVRAAYVSAFLWSARGDGRLRTQVLIDLAPQSASCVLLVVGAVLGGTAQGICWALAFALDFGVGWLLSRYNGWRVASPAHFVERHGLVLIIALGETVLSAGSGLPTADGGPTLPTLGVGTLGFAVVVGLWWTYFRGPSASAHEALSRAGAARRPALARDGYTLGHLPLVAGVVYVALGTRLLLDDVLAAPGAPARTVAVLALTGGLACYYGGLGLFPRVMGGRWGRVPVVAAAVTVVLGVVALAVPAFATLVVTAVLVGTAALAVQHGEGAGARARP is encoded by the coding sequence ATGTTCGAGATCTTCTTCGACCTCGTCTTCGTCTTCGCCCTCATGCGGGTGATCGCCCTCATGGAGGAGGGCCCGGGGGCGGTGTCCCTGGGTCGGGGCCTCCTGCTCCTGCTCCTGCTCTGGTGGGCGTGGAGCGCGTTCATCTGGCTGGGCAACCGTGTGCGCCTCGACCGGGGCGCCGTGGTCGGGGCGGTGCTCGCCGCGATGACGGCGCTGTTCGTGGCCGCGCTGGTCATCCCGTCGGCGTGGGACGCGCACCACGGCCCGTGGGGCCCCGCGCTCGTCCTGGCGCTCGCCATCACCGTGGTCCGGGCGGCCTACGTCTCGGCGTTCCTGTGGAGCGCGCGGGGCGACGGCAGGCTCCGCACCCAGGTGCTGATCGACCTCGCCCCGCAGAGCGCGTCGTGCGTGCTGCTGGTCGTCGGGGCGGTGCTCGGCGGGACCGCGCAGGGCATCTGCTGGGCGCTCGCGTTCGCGCTCGACTTCGGGGTGGGGTGGCTGCTCTCGCGGTACAACGGGTGGCGGGTCGCGAGCCCGGCCCACTTCGTGGAGCGGCACGGTCTCGTCCTCATCATCGCCCTGGGCGAGACCGTGCTCTCGGCGGGCTCGGGCCTCCCGACAGCAGATGGCGGCCCCACCCTCCCGACGCTGGGCGTCGGGACCCTCGGGTTCGCGGTCGTGGTCGGGCTCTGGTGGACGTACTTCCGCGGGCCGTCGGCGTCCGCCCACGAGGCGCTGTCGCGTGCCGGCGCCGCGCGCCGACCCGCGCTCGCGCGCGACGGGTACACGCTCGGGCACCTCCCTCTGGTCGCCGGTGTGGTCTACGTCGCGCTCGGGACCCGGCTGCTCCTCGACGACGTGCTCGCCGCTCCCGGTGCGCCCGCCCGCACCGTCGCGGTCCTCGCCCTGACGGGCGGTCTGGCGTGCTACTACGGGGGCCTCGGTCTGTTCCCCCGGGTCATGGGGGGTCGCTGGGGCCGGGTGCCGGTCGTCGCCGCGGCGGTGACGGTGGTTCTCGGGGTCGTCGCCCTCGCCGTCCCCGCGTTCGCGACGCTCGTCGTGACCGCCGTCCTCGTCGGCACGGCGGCGCTGGCCGTGCAGCACGGCGAGGGTGCGGGTGCGCGCGCCCGACCGTGA
- a CDS encoding SDR family NAD(P)-dependent oxidoreductase produces MDEKPTWFVTGAATGLGAALAEHALESGDRVVLAARSAHDLSGVRARFPDTALTVELDVVDAAQRQEAVAAAEAWAGGVDVLVNNAAIDFLGAIEEQDEADVRAQFEVNVFAPVALVRLVLPGMRARRRGTIVNVSSMDGIAALPANGYYSATKFALEGLTESLWQEIEPIGLRAFLVEPGSFRTGIEGRTHVSGRPIPDYDATVGAFVRTVSAVRPEQFPGDPRRAAEEIVRNVRAAEPRRRLVLGSDAYRRIGDRLARSTTELDTGRELAASTDFPGSGPAVL; encoded by the coding sequence ATGGACGAGAAGCCGACCTGGTTCGTCACCGGGGCCGCCACCGGGCTCGGCGCGGCGCTCGCGGAGCACGCGCTCGAGTCCGGCGACCGCGTCGTGCTCGCGGCGCGGAGCGCCCACGACCTCTCGGGCGTCCGCGCCCGGTTCCCGGACACCGCCCTGACGGTCGAGCTCGACGTCGTCGACGCCGCGCAGCGGCAGGAGGCCGTGGCCGCGGCCGAGGCGTGGGCCGGCGGCGTCGACGTGCTCGTGAACAACGCGGCGATCGACTTCCTCGGCGCGATCGAGGAGCAGGACGAGGCCGACGTCCGGGCGCAGTTCGAGGTGAACGTCTTCGCACCGGTCGCGCTGGTCCGGCTGGTGCTGCCCGGCATGCGGGCGCGCCGACGCGGCACGATCGTCAACGTCTCCTCGATGGACGGCATCGCCGCCCTGCCCGCGAACGGGTACTACTCCGCGACGAAGTTCGCGCTCGAAGGGCTCACGGAGTCGCTCTGGCAGGAGATCGAGCCGATCGGTCTGCGGGCCTTCCTCGTCGAGCCGGGGTCGTTCCGCACGGGCATCGAGGGCCGCACGCACGTGTCGGGACGTCCCATCCCGGACTACGACGCGACGGTCGGGGCGTTCGTCCGCACGGTCTCGGCCGTGCGGCCCGAGCAGTTCCCCGGCGACCCCCGGCGCGCGGCCGAGGAGATCGTCCGCAACGTGCGCGCGGCCGAGCCGCGGCGTCGGCTCGTCCTCGGCAGCGACGCGTACCGGCGCATCGGCGACCGGCTCGCGCGGTCCACGACCGAGCTCGACACAGGGCGTGAGCTCGCGGCGTCCACCGACTTCCCGGGCAGCGGACCGGCCGTGCTGTGA
- a CDS encoding SDR family NAD(P)-dependent oxidoreductase, producing MDMTRPDGTLVWLVTGSSRGFGRRIAEAALDRGDLVVATARRASALDDLVERYGPGQVLAVDLDVTDAEAARDVVRQAVDRFGRLDVVVDNAGYANSGSIEEMPDDDFRSQVETNFYGVVNVTRAALPVLRAQRSGLFLQFSSVGGRIGGTPGLGAYQAAKFAVEGFSEVLAAELAPLGVRVVIVEPGAFRTDWQGGSMTMHPVGADYEETVGAMHALRREGDGRQPGDPVRGARVLVGLAHGDLARDGSDLPLRLPLGSDAVARVLEGERRRADEARAWADVSRATDFAADLAETA from the coding sequence ATGGACATGACTCGACCGGACGGCACCCTGGTATGGCTGGTGACCGGGAGCTCGCGGGGCTTCGGGAGGCGGATCGCCGAGGCGGCCCTGGACCGTGGCGACCTGGTCGTCGCGACCGCGCGCCGCGCGTCGGCGCTCGACGACCTCGTCGAGCGGTACGGTCCCGGGCAGGTCCTCGCCGTCGACCTCGACGTCACCGACGCCGAGGCGGCGCGCGACGTCGTCCGGCAGGCGGTCGACCGGTTCGGACGGCTCGACGTGGTGGTCGACAACGCGGGCTACGCGAACAGCGGGTCGATCGAGGAGATGCCGGACGACGACTTCCGGTCCCAGGTCGAGACCAACTTCTACGGCGTCGTCAACGTCACGCGGGCGGCGCTCCCCGTGCTCCGGGCGCAGCGCTCCGGGCTGTTCCTGCAGTTCTCGTCGGTGGGTGGCCGGATCGGCGGCACGCCCGGGCTCGGCGCCTACCAGGCGGCGAAGTTCGCGGTCGAGGGCTTCTCCGAGGTGCTCGCCGCCGAGCTGGCGCCGCTGGGGGTCCGGGTCGTGATCGTCGAGCCCGGCGCGTTCCGCACCGACTGGCAGGGCGGCTCGATGACGATGCACCCGGTCGGGGCCGACTACGAGGAGACGGTCGGGGCGATGCACGCCCTGCGTCGGGAGGGCGACGGGCGCCAGCCGGGCGACCCGGTCCGCGGAGCCCGCGTGCTCGTCGGGCTCGCGCACGGGGACCTCGCCCGGGACGGCAGCGACCTGCCGCTCCGGCTGCCGCTGGGGAGCGACGCCGTCGCGCGAGTCCTGGAGGGCGAGCGGCGTCGGGCGGACGAGGCGCGGGCCTGGGCGGACGTCAGCCGGGCGACCGACTTCGCGGCGGACCTCGCCGAGACTGCCTGA